A stretch of the Pseudomonadota bacterium genome encodes the following:
- a CDS encoding SDR family NAD(P)-dependent oxidoreductase, which produces MSFSLTDQTALITGASSGIGRGIALAMASAGAAVAVNYPAPAQQANAQAVCDEIDALGGRARAFEGDVSDEPAVARMVDEVSAELGDIDILVNNAGIANAAPVHKMPTEQWDQLIAIHLRGVFLVTRKVLPGMYKRGRGRIISTASQLAYKGAAGFAHYTAAKGAIIGFTRSLALELADSGITANCVAPGATNTPMLADVPPAIMEQVRQAIPVKRIAEVDDITPSYVFLASEAGRHYQGQCLSPNGGDTFL; this is translated from the coding sequence TTGAGTTTTTCGCTCACCGACCAGACCGCACTGATCACGGGCGCCAGTTCCGGCATCGGGCGCGGGATTGCCCTGGCGATGGCGTCCGCGGGCGCAGCGGTAGCCGTCAACTATCCAGCCCCCGCGCAGCAGGCAAACGCTCAAGCTGTCTGCGATGAGATTGACGCCTTGGGTGGCCGGGCACGCGCCTTCGAAGGCGACGTCAGCGATGAACCCGCGGTCGCTCGAATGGTGGACGAGGTTTCGGCCGAGCTAGGCGATATCGATATCCTGGTGAACAACGCAGGCATCGCCAACGCTGCGCCGGTGCACAAGATGCCGACGGAGCAGTGGGATCAGCTGATTGCGATTCATCTGCGAGGCGTTTTTCTGGTCACCCGAAAAGTGCTGCCCGGTATGTATAAGCGCGGTCGAGGCCGGATCATCAGCACCGCCTCGCAGCTTGCCTACAAAGGTGCCGCCGGCTTCGCCCACTACACGGCCGCCAAGGGCGCGATCATCGGGTTTACGCGGTCTCTTGCGCTGGAGCTCGCCGATAGCGGCATCACCGCCAACTGCGTTGCGCCCGGCGCCACCAACACGCCTATGCTGGCTGACGTGCCGCCGGCCATCATGGAGCAGGTCCGGCAAGCCATCCCGGTTAAGCGGATCGCCGAGGTGGACGACATTACGCCGAGCTATGTCTTTCTAGCCTCCGAAGCGGGGCGTCACTACCAGGGCCAGTGTCTCAGCCCAAACGGCGGGGACACCTTTCTATAG